One Nesterenkonia populi DNA window includes the following coding sequences:
- a CDS encoding IclR family transcriptional regulator, with protein MKETVRNADSPMERDPQRVQVVERAFGLLETLMQRQGAATAGELKEASGLAGPTVHRLLHTLMGLGMVHQLPDRRYALGANLVPLGEGATRQLGGPAVPQMQSLVGELGESVNMAAMESEMVVYIAQAPSPHSMRMFTEVGRRAYMHSTGVGKAMLATMGRDRVREVLSSTGMPSMTPKTLTRPDALVEQLPVIAQQGYALDDEEQELGVRCLAVAIPHGPTRMGLSVSGPTARMDDAFIRHAVPLMTRTAAEIGRKLSRRI; from the coding sequence ATGAAAGAAACAGTCCGCAATGCGGACTCTCCGATGGAGCGGGACCCGCAGAGAGTCCAGGTGGTCGAGCGCGCTTTCGGGCTGCTGGAGACGCTGATGCAGCGGCAGGGCGCGGCCACCGCCGGCGAGCTGAAGGAAGCTTCCGGGCTGGCCGGCCCCACGGTTCACCGGCTGCTGCATACCCTGATGGGGCTCGGCATGGTCCATCAGCTGCCGGATAGGCGCTACGCGCTGGGAGCGAACCTGGTGCCGCTGGGGGAGGGCGCCACCCGGCAGCTGGGCGGCCCGGCGGTCCCGCAGATGCAGTCCCTGGTGGGGGAGCTCGGCGAGAGCGTGAACATGGCGGCGATGGAGTCGGAGATGGTCGTCTACATCGCCCAGGCGCCGTCCCCGCACTCGATGCGGATGTTCACTGAGGTGGGCCGACGCGCCTACATGCATTCCACCGGGGTGGGCAAAGCGATGCTCGCCACGATGGGGCGCGACCGGGTCCGGGAGGTCCTCTCCTCCACGGGGATGCCCTCGATGACGCCGAAGACCCTCACTCGGCCCGATGCTCTGGTGGAGCAGCTGCCTGTGATCGCTCAGCAGGGCTACGCGCTCGACGACGAGGAGCAGGAGCTCGGCGTGCGCTGCCTGGCGGTGGCGATCCCGCACGGCCCCACCCGCATGGGGCTGTCCGTCTCAGGCCCCACCGCCCGCATGGACGACGCCTTCATTCGCCACGCAGTGCCCCTGATGACTCGCACAGCAGCGGAGATAGGTCGAAAGCTCAGCCGGAGGATCTAG
- the otsB gene encoding trehalose-phosphatase: protein MSFTLPDDLQKALRTFAAQEKVLVCLDFDGCVAELVADAYSAVPVPANGEAIDRIAELNDPRIILAYVSGRPISDLQRQAAPPEGTVLIGSHGAEKYLGPDSPGLQLTHAEEASRQEIISVLEGIADQHEGVWVEYKPAGAALHVRHVREESLQDAVLNEARAALTLVDGAHQKEGKKILEAVVRKSTKGEAIEELRADLQPDAVFFAGDDVTDETGFAVLAGDDVSVKVGDGETGARFRIPEPASLAEVLNAFADAR, encoded by the coding sequence GTGAGCTTCACCCTGCCCGATGACCTGCAGAAGGCCCTGAGGACCTTCGCCGCACAGGAGAAGGTCCTCGTCTGCCTGGACTTCGACGGCTGCGTCGCCGAGCTTGTCGCAGACGCCTACTCGGCCGTCCCGGTGCCCGCCAACGGTGAGGCCATCGATCGGATCGCCGAACTGAACGACCCGAGGATCATCCTGGCCTACGTATCGGGCCGGCCCATCAGCGACCTGCAGCGGCAGGCCGCACCCCCGGAGGGCACCGTGCTGATCGGCTCCCACGGGGCTGAGAAGTACTTGGGGCCGGACTCGCCGGGTCTGCAGCTCACCCACGCGGAGGAGGCCTCCCGCCAGGAGATCATCAGCGTGCTGGAAGGAATCGCGGACCAGCATGAAGGCGTCTGGGTGGAGTACAAACCGGCGGGCGCGGCCCTGCACGTCCGTCATGTGAGGGAGGAGTCCCTTCAGGATGCCGTGCTCAACGAGGCCCGGGCCGCGCTGACCCTGGTGGACGGCGCCCACCAGAAGGAGGGCAAGAAGATTCTCGAGGCCGTGGTGCGCAAGTCCACCAAGGGTGAGGCGATCGAAGAGCTGCGCGCCGACCTGCAGCCCGACGCCGTGTTCTTCGCCGGTGATGATGTGACCGACGAGACCGGGTTCGCCGTGCTCGCCGGCGACGATGTCAGCGTCAAGGTCGGCGACGGCGAGACCGGAGCCCGCTTCCGCATCCCCGAGCCAGCATCACTCGCGGAGGTCCTCAACGCCTTCGCCGATGCCCGCTGA
- a CDS encoding alpha,alpha-trehalose-phosphate synthase (UDP-forming): MEQQGYEFVVVANRLAVNRVTSDDGTTGWQRSPGGLVTALAPIMAASEGAWVGWHGAVDEELEPFDHEGLHLHPVPLSEQEVHDYYEGFSNDTLWPLYHDVIVRPSFHRRWFNAYRRVNQRFAEAAAKVASEGATVWIQDYQLQLVPQMLRELRPDVTIGFFNHIPFPPPGLFAQLPWRHSVLRGLLGADLIGFQRESDAKNFQRAVRNRLGHYIKSDRVYVPNQHDSQAGSPLKGFDADPERGTAPRQLSAPPEGSYRTADAKAFPISIDTGKIQELAQDPSIIARAAQIRAELGHPKTIFLGVDRLDYTKGIRHRLKAYEELLRDSELQVGDVTLVQIASPSREGVASYQLLRDEIDLTVGRINGEYDTMGHTAVRYLHHSYPIEEMVALYLAADVMLVTALRDGMNLVAKEYVAARKSGDGVLVLSEFTGAADQLRQALLINPHDIEELKAAMVTAATIDQEDARKRMRSLRRQVVSHNVTRWAEEFLESLSQQKSQ, from the coding sequence ATGGAGCAGCAGGGGTATGAGTTCGTAGTCGTGGCCAATCGACTCGCCGTCAACCGGGTGACCAGCGACGACGGGACCACCGGCTGGCAGCGCTCCCCCGGGGGGCTCGTCACCGCCCTGGCGCCCATCATGGCCGCCTCTGAGGGTGCCTGGGTGGGCTGGCACGGCGCCGTGGACGAGGAGCTCGAGCCCTTCGACCACGAAGGCCTGCATCTGCACCCGGTTCCGCTGAGCGAGCAGGAGGTCCACGACTACTACGAGGGGTTCTCCAATGACACGCTCTGGCCGCTCTATCACGACGTGATCGTCCGCCCCAGCTTCCACCGCCGCTGGTTCAACGCCTACCGCCGCGTGAACCAGCGCTTCGCGGAGGCTGCTGCGAAGGTCGCCTCCGAGGGGGCCACCGTCTGGATTCAGGACTACCAGCTGCAGCTCGTGCCGCAGATGCTGCGCGAGCTGCGCCCGGATGTGACGATCGGATTCTTCAACCACATCCCGTTCCCGCCCCCGGGCCTCTTCGCGCAGCTGCCGTGGCGGCACTCGGTGCTCCGCGGGCTGCTCGGCGCGGACCTCATCGGCTTCCAGCGGGAGTCCGACGCCAAGAACTTCCAGCGTGCGGTGCGCAATCGCCTGGGCCACTACATCAAGTCGGACCGCGTCTATGTGCCCAACCAGCACGATTCGCAGGCCGGCTCCCCGCTGAAGGGCTTCGACGCCGATCCGGAGCGCGGCACCGCACCCCGTCAGCTCTCCGCACCTCCGGAGGGCAGCTACCGCACCGCAGATGCCAAAGCGTTCCCCATCAGCATCGACACCGGGAAGATCCAGGAGCTCGCCCAGGACCCTTCGATCATTGCCCGGGCCGCCCAGATCCGCGCCGAACTCGGCCACCCCAAGACGATCTTCCTGGGCGTGGACCGGCTGGACTACACCAAGGGCATCCGGCACCGCCTGAAGGCCTACGAGGAGCTGCTGCGCGACAGCGAGCTGCAGGTCGGCGACGTCACTCTGGTGCAGATCGCATCCCCCTCCCGCGAAGGGGTGGCGTCATATCAGCTGCTGCGCGACGAGATCGACCTGACCGTGGGCCGCATCAACGGTGAGTACGACACCATGGGCCACACCGCGGTCCGCTACCTGCATCACTCCTACCCGATCGAGGAGATGGTCGCGCTCTACCTCGCCGCCGACGTCATGCTCGTCACCGCCCTGCGCGACGGCATGAACCTGGTGGCCAAGGAGTATGTGGCTGCGCGGAAGTCCGGCGACGGCGTGCTGGTCCTCTCCGAGTTCACCGGCGCCGCCGACCAGCTGCGGCAGGCGCTGCTGATCAATCCGCATGACATTGAGGAGCTCAAGGCGGCGATGGTCACGGCAGCGACCATCGACCAGGAGGATGCCCGGAAGCGAATGCGCAGCCTGCGCCGCCAGGTGGTCTCCCACAATGTGACCCGCTGGGCCGAGGAGTTCCTCGAGAGTCTCTCCCAGCAGAAGTCCCAGTAG